The proteins below come from a single Seriola aureovittata isolate HTS-2021-v1 ecotype China chromosome 23, ASM2101889v1, whole genome shotgun sequence genomic window:
- the LOC130164140 gene encoding titin-like isoform X2 — MGHTLLCALSLFLLPLLYCGQAEDAALTLEPRSSYLFTGESVTFICDMNERNDTDWYYKFTWNGQQIVSFNSRKSYSLELTEDLSGDYQCIGRHEGSTNLTKHSNKVILSVSALRPTATLRADRTSIPAGGTLTLTCSVEGSGDWKYDWFTRNPDSHETKMVTEGVQNSVSVSHEGIYRCRGRRGNPVFFTKHSDMHRIEKTLPIKTYVTLTYNWTQIYSGEMIIVRCEIQGGGDTDWEYEWRTTSSNAPPTHSEYRLSSASASYSGDYWCKARRDLYSSTEWSQAFTLTVSSHKPRPTVMADKRTLPVNGNVTLTCSVENSAEWKYDWFRRTSHSSEAQAIRAGEPGKVISISHGGIYHCRGGRRDTAFSTENSESVTIEKTVSNKAVVFLQPNWPLVFTGETITIRCGIHGGGSTEWEYEWSKPKSSTVSAYDEYRIDSASVSDSGNYRCKGKDKRDLFSSTEWSDVITLTVSADRPTANLSADNRAFAAGGRVTLTCSVNPSSSGWKYYWYTGEKTSEPLTTQDAASHSSGEVSVSQEGLYWCRGGRGDPVYYTEFSDPVNIHKTVSNRAVVTVQPNWPEIYRGETITLRCEIQGGDTEWTYEWMTTSSYKLSNNNEERIRLSSSSQSGDYYWCKGRLKSAQQNSTAWSVPFKFTVSYTSQPVLTVSPSWLSPGASVTLKCEVKHPSAGWRFYWYKAVPRLSKINMYNRYHSVRGRWIDFDYYNSYSYELLPGSSSGTEQDSYIVHGQTHTAGYVCKAGRGDPVIYTETSKLKFVWSGDVHPAASLTVSPGGAQHFTSDSVSLSCEGNSTEWRVKRFPDDSSLPYSSYCSTTRTGSTCNVHGLLPRNDAYWCESGSGQFSNAVNITASYSVIILVSPVHPVNEGDSVSLHCKLRPGLSFYSNFAFYKNGNVIHNDDSGVLNISAVSKSDEGFYKCEHSGNESPESWMSVKSSRSSSPEPLVVGLVSGVALVVLLLLLLLCWCRKSKNPCCNRPVQSEKIDQGSATDQTVNRDANQQQIYSSLLHGDVCVYESIRGSENTGNGNRDDPVDRSDYYNVNPDAAAGP; from the exons ATGGGGCACACTTTGCTCTGTGCGCTGTCATTATTCC tgctgCCACTCCTCTACTGTGGACAGGCTGAAG ATGCTGCGTTGACCCTTGAACCAAGATCATCCTATTTATTTACTGGAGAGTCCGTGACCTTCATATGTGACATGAATGAGAGAAATGACACTGACTGGTATTACAAATTCACCTGGAATGGTCAACAGATTGTCTCCTTCAATTCGAGGAAGTCCTACTCGCTCGAGCTAACGGAAGACCTGAGCGGTGACTATCAGTGCATCGGCCGCCACGAAGGCTCAACAAATCTTACAAAACATAGTAATAAGGTCATTCTCTCTGTATCAG CACTCAGACCCACGGCCACTCTGAGAGCAGACAGGACATCCATACCAGCAGGTGGCACTCTGACACTCACCTGTTCTGTTGAGGGCTCCGGGGACTGGAAATACGACTGGTTCACACGTAACCCAGACTCTCATGAAACTAAGATGGTAACGGAAGGTGTGCAAAACTCTGTCAGCGTGTCACACGAAGGCATCTACCggtgcagaggaagaagaggaaaccCAGTTTTCTTCACAAAGCACAGTGATATGCATCGCATTGAGAAAACTT TGCCCATCAAGACCTATGTGACCCTGACATACAACTGGACTCAGATATACAGCGGTGAGATGATCATTGTCAGATGTGAGATCCAGGGAGGCGGAGACACCGACTGGGAATATGAATGGAGAACAACCAGCTCAAACGCACCTCCCACACACAGTGAATACAGGCTTAGCAGTGCCTCTGCTTCCTACAGTGGAGACTACTGGTGCAAGGCTAGAAGAGACTTGTATTCTTCAACAGAGTGGAGTCAGGCCTTCACACTTACAGTGTCAT CACATAAACCCAGGCCCACAGTTATGGCAGATAAGAGAACCTTACCGGTAAATGGCAACGTTACACTGACCTGCTCTGTGGAAAACTCAGCTGAGTGGAAATACGACTGGTTCAGACGTACCTCACACTCTTCTGAAGCTCAGGCCATAAGAGCTGGTGAACCAGGCAAAGTTATCAGTATCTCACATGGAGGCATCTACCActgcagaggagggagacgAGACACAGCTTTCTCCACAGAGAACAGCGAGTCAGTCACAATTGAGAAAACAG TTTCCAACAAGGCTGTTGTGTTCCTGCAACCCAACTGGCCTCTGGTATTCACTGGTGAGACCATCACCATTAGATGTGGGATTCACGGAGGTGGAAGCACCGAGTGGGAGTATGAATGGAGCAAACCCAAGTCCAGTACGGTTTCAGCATACGATGAATACAGGATCGACAGTGCATCTGTGTCCGACAGTGGGAACTACAGGTGTAAGGGTAAAGACAAACGGGACTTGTTTTCCTCGACAGAGTGGAGCGACGTCATCACGTTGACAGTTTCTG CAGACAGACCAACTGCTAACCTGAGTGCTGACAACAGAGCGTTTGCAGCAGGGGGCAGGGTGACACTGACCTGCTCTGTGAACCCATCATCATCTGGTTGGAAATACTACTGGTACACAGGCGAGAAAACCTCTGAACCACTGACGACACAAGATGCTGCTTCCCACTCAAGTGGAGAAGTCAGTGTCTCACAGGAAGGACTCTACtggtgcagaggaggaagaggagacccAGTGTACTACACAGAGTTCAGCGACCCTGTCAACATTCATAAAACTG TCAGCAACAGGGCTGTTGTGACTGTGCAACCAAACTGGCCTGAGATATACAGAGGAGAGACAATCACACTTCGCTGTGAGATCCAGGGAGGAGACACTGAGTGGACGTATGAATGGATGACAACCAGCTCATATAAACTTTCAAACAACAATGAAGAGAGGATTAGGTTGTCGTCTTCATCACAAAGTGGTGACTACTATTGGTGTAAGGGCAGACTGAAAAGTGCACAACAGAATTCAACAGCATGGAGTGTTCCCTTCAAATTCACAGTATCTTACA CATCACAACCTGTCCTCACTGTGTCTCCATCATGGCTGAGTCCTGGAGCCTCAGTAACTCTGAAGTGTGAGGTTAAACATCCATCTGCAGGATGGAGGTTCTACTGGTACAAGGCTGTTCCCAGATTGTCCAAAATCAACATGTATAACCGCTACCACTCTGTACGTGGACGCTGGATAGATTTTGATTACTACAACTCCTACAGCTATGAGCTGCTCCCTGGAAGCAGCAGTGGGACTGAACAGGATTCCTACATCGTCCatggtcagacacacacagcaggatatGTGTGTAAGGCTGGAAGAGGAGACCCAGTGATTTACACTGAGACAAGTAAACTAAAGTTTGTCTGGTCTGGAG ATGTTCATCCAGCAGCGTCTCTCACAGTGAGTCCTGGCGGAGCGCAGCACTTCACGTCTGACTCCGTCTCACTGAGCTGTGAGGGAAACTCTACTGAGTGGAGAGTGAAGAGGTTTCCTGATGACAGCTCCCTGCCATACTCTTCATACTGCTCTACGACAAGGACTGGATCCACCTGCAACGTCCATGGTCTCTTACCCAGGAATGATGCGTACTGGTGTGAGTCTGGATCAGGACAGTTCAGCAACGCAGTCAACATCACTGCAAGTT ATTCTGTTATTATCCTGGTGAGCCCCGTCCATCCCGTGAACGAGGGagattctgtttctcttcactgcAAATTGAGGCCAGGACTCTCATTTTATTCTAATTTCGCTTTCTACAAAAATGGCAACGTCATCCACAATGACGACAGTGGGGTGCTGAATATCTCTGCGGTGTCAAAGTCAGACGAAGGTTtctacaagtgtgaacattcaGGAAATGAGTCACCAGAGAGTTGGATGTCAGTAAAAT CGTCTCGCTCTTCATCTCCCGAGCCGCTGGTCGTCGGGCTGGTTAGTGGTGTCGCGCTGgttgttctcctgctgctgctactgttgtGCTGGTGCAGGAAGTCAAAGA ATCCGTGTTGCAACAG GCCCGTCCAGTCTGAAAAGATCGACCAGGGCTCTGCTACGGACCAAACTGTCAACCGAGATGCAAATCAACAGCAAATATACTCGTCTCTTCTCCACG GTGACGTCTGTGTCTATGAATCAATCAGAGGCTCTGAAAACAC
- the LOC130164140 gene encoding titin-like isoform X1, which produces MGHTLLCALSLFLLPLLYCGQAEDAALTLEPRSSYLFTGESVTFICDMNERNDTDWYYKFTWNGQQIVSFNSRKSYSLELTEDLSGDYQCIGRHEGSTNLTKHSNKVILSVSALRPTATLRADRTSIPAGGTLTLTCSVEGSGDWKYDWFTRNPDSHETKMVTEGVQNSVSVSHEGIYRCRGRRGNPVFFTKHSDMHRIEKTLPIKTYVTLTYNWTQIYSGEMIIVRCEIQGGGDTDWEYEWRTTSSNAPPTHSEYRLSSASASYSGDYWCKARRDLYSSTEWSQAFTLTVSSHKPRPTVMADKRTLPVNGNVTLTCSVENSAEWKYDWFRRTSHSSEAQAIRAGEPGKVISISHGGIYHCRGGRRDTAFSTENSESVTIEKTVSNKAVVFLQPNWPLVFTGETITIRCGIHGGGSTEWEYEWSKPKSSTVSAYDEYRIDSASVSDSGNYRCKGKDKRDLFSSTEWSDVITLTVSADRPTANLSADNRAFAAGGRVTLTCSVNPSSSGWKYYWYTGEKTSEPLTTQDAASHSSGEVSVSQEGLYWCRGGRGDPVYYTEFSDPVNIHKTVSNRAVVTVQPNWPEIYRGETITLRCEIQGGDTEWTYEWMTTSSYKLSNNNEERIRLSSSSQSGDYYWCKGRLKSAQQNSTAWSVPFKFTVSYTSQPVLTVSPSWLSPGASVTLKCEVKHPSAGWRFYWYKAVPRLSKINMYNRYHSVRGRWIDFDYYNSYSYELLPGSSSGTEQDSYIVHGQTHTAGYVCKAGRGDPVIYTETSKLKFVWSGDVHPAASLTVSPGGAQHFTSDSVSLSCEGNSTEWRVKRFPDDSSLPYSSYCSTTRTGSTCNVHGLLPRNDAYWCESGSGQFSNAVNITASYSVIILVSPVHPVNEGDSVSLHCKLRPGLSFYSNFAFYKNGNVIHNDDSGVLNISAVSKSDEGFYKCEHSGNESPESWMSVKSSRSSSPEPLVVGLVSGVALVVLLLLLLLCWCRKSKSETFSFFAVDQLLPACSKIIVTTWSSDSVCVSKSCNVMIIVLFTDPCCNRPVQSEKIDQGSATDQTVNRDANQQQIYSSLLHGDVCVYESIRGSENTGNGNRDDPVDRSDYYNVNPDAAAGP; this is translated from the exons ATGGGGCACACTTTGCTCTGTGCGCTGTCATTATTCC tgctgCCACTCCTCTACTGTGGACAGGCTGAAG ATGCTGCGTTGACCCTTGAACCAAGATCATCCTATTTATTTACTGGAGAGTCCGTGACCTTCATATGTGACATGAATGAGAGAAATGACACTGACTGGTATTACAAATTCACCTGGAATGGTCAACAGATTGTCTCCTTCAATTCGAGGAAGTCCTACTCGCTCGAGCTAACGGAAGACCTGAGCGGTGACTATCAGTGCATCGGCCGCCACGAAGGCTCAACAAATCTTACAAAACATAGTAATAAGGTCATTCTCTCTGTATCAG CACTCAGACCCACGGCCACTCTGAGAGCAGACAGGACATCCATACCAGCAGGTGGCACTCTGACACTCACCTGTTCTGTTGAGGGCTCCGGGGACTGGAAATACGACTGGTTCACACGTAACCCAGACTCTCATGAAACTAAGATGGTAACGGAAGGTGTGCAAAACTCTGTCAGCGTGTCACACGAAGGCATCTACCggtgcagaggaagaagaggaaaccCAGTTTTCTTCACAAAGCACAGTGATATGCATCGCATTGAGAAAACTT TGCCCATCAAGACCTATGTGACCCTGACATACAACTGGACTCAGATATACAGCGGTGAGATGATCATTGTCAGATGTGAGATCCAGGGAGGCGGAGACACCGACTGGGAATATGAATGGAGAACAACCAGCTCAAACGCACCTCCCACACACAGTGAATACAGGCTTAGCAGTGCCTCTGCTTCCTACAGTGGAGACTACTGGTGCAAGGCTAGAAGAGACTTGTATTCTTCAACAGAGTGGAGTCAGGCCTTCACACTTACAGTGTCAT CACATAAACCCAGGCCCACAGTTATGGCAGATAAGAGAACCTTACCGGTAAATGGCAACGTTACACTGACCTGCTCTGTGGAAAACTCAGCTGAGTGGAAATACGACTGGTTCAGACGTACCTCACACTCTTCTGAAGCTCAGGCCATAAGAGCTGGTGAACCAGGCAAAGTTATCAGTATCTCACATGGAGGCATCTACCActgcagaggagggagacgAGACACAGCTTTCTCCACAGAGAACAGCGAGTCAGTCACAATTGAGAAAACAG TTTCCAACAAGGCTGTTGTGTTCCTGCAACCCAACTGGCCTCTGGTATTCACTGGTGAGACCATCACCATTAGATGTGGGATTCACGGAGGTGGAAGCACCGAGTGGGAGTATGAATGGAGCAAACCCAAGTCCAGTACGGTTTCAGCATACGATGAATACAGGATCGACAGTGCATCTGTGTCCGACAGTGGGAACTACAGGTGTAAGGGTAAAGACAAACGGGACTTGTTTTCCTCGACAGAGTGGAGCGACGTCATCACGTTGACAGTTTCTG CAGACAGACCAACTGCTAACCTGAGTGCTGACAACAGAGCGTTTGCAGCAGGGGGCAGGGTGACACTGACCTGCTCTGTGAACCCATCATCATCTGGTTGGAAATACTACTGGTACACAGGCGAGAAAACCTCTGAACCACTGACGACACAAGATGCTGCTTCCCACTCAAGTGGAGAAGTCAGTGTCTCACAGGAAGGACTCTACtggtgcagaggaggaagaggagacccAGTGTACTACACAGAGTTCAGCGACCCTGTCAACATTCATAAAACTG TCAGCAACAGGGCTGTTGTGACTGTGCAACCAAACTGGCCTGAGATATACAGAGGAGAGACAATCACACTTCGCTGTGAGATCCAGGGAGGAGACACTGAGTGGACGTATGAATGGATGACAACCAGCTCATATAAACTTTCAAACAACAATGAAGAGAGGATTAGGTTGTCGTCTTCATCACAAAGTGGTGACTACTATTGGTGTAAGGGCAGACTGAAAAGTGCACAACAGAATTCAACAGCATGGAGTGTTCCCTTCAAATTCACAGTATCTTACA CATCACAACCTGTCCTCACTGTGTCTCCATCATGGCTGAGTCCTGGAGCCTCAGTAACTCTGAAGTGTGAGGTTAAACATCCATCTGCAGGATGGAGGTTCTACTGGTACAAGGCTGTTCCCAGATTGTCCAAAATCAACATGTATAACCGCTACCACTCTGTACGTGGACGCTGGATAGATTTTGATTACTACAACTCCTACAGCTATGAGCTGCTCCCTGGAAGCAGCAGTGGGACTGAACAGGATTCCTACATCGTCCatggtcagacacacacagcaggatatGTGTGTAAGGCTGGAAGAGGAGACCCAGTGATTTACACTGAGACAAGTAAACTAAAGTTTGTCTGGTCTGGAG ATGTTCATCCAGCAGCGTCTCTCACAGTGAGTCCTGGCGGAGCGCAGCACTTCACGTCTGACTCCGTCTCACTGAGCTGTGAGGGAAACTCTACTGAGTGGAGAGTGAAGAGGTTTCCTGATGACAGCTCCCTGCCATACTCTTCATACTGCTCTACGACAAGGACTGGATCCACCTGCAACGTCCATGGTCTCTTACCCAGGAATGATGCGTACTGGTGTGAGTCTGGATCAGGACAGTTCAGCAACGCAGTCAACATCACTGCAAGTT ATTCTGTTATTATCCTGGTGAGCCCCGTCCATCCCGTGAACGAGGGagattctgtttctcttcactgcAAATTGAGGCCAGGACTCTCATTTTATTCTAATTTCGCTTTCTACAAAAATGGCAACGTCATCCACAATGACGACAGTGGGGTGCTGAATATCTCTGCGGTGTCAAAGTCAGACGAAGGTTtctacaagtgtgaacattcaGGAAATGAGTCACCAGAGAGTTGGATGTCAGTAAAAT CGTCTCGCTCTTCATCTCCCGAGCCGCTGGTCGTCGGGCTGGTTAGTGGTGTCGCGCTGgttgttctcctgctgctgctactgttgtGCTGGTGCAGGAAGTCAAAGAGTGAGACCTTTTCCTTCTTTGCTGTAGATCAGTTACTCCCTGCTTGTTCAAAAATCATTGTCACGACATGGAGCAGTGATTCAGTTTGCGTTTCAAAATCATGCAACGTAATGATTATTGTCCTGTTCACAGATCCGTGTTGCAACAG GCCCGTCCAGTCTGAAAAGATCGACCAGGGCTCTGCTACGGACCAAACTGTCAACCGAGATGCAAATCAACAGCAAATATACTCGTCTCTTCTCCACG GTGACGTCTGTGTCTATGAATCAATCAGAGGCTCTGAAAACAC